In Edaphobacter bradus, the following are encoded in one genomic region:
- a CDS encoding GumC family protein: MEERTLATHDENLSATTLGEREEALAQEDEIDLLDLLRVLLANKSLILKFAFGPAVLTAIVLVLMKPTYTAEASFLPPNSMTSGPSALLGQLGALSGAGSALGGFRDPTQIYVGMLKSRTVADDIIRQFDLAKVYKTKKLSQTERALRLHSDFTAGKDTIVVISVTDHDPKRAADLANAYLADLHKLSDRIAITDAGQKRLFFERQLEKEKNTLSDAEVDLTKVQQQTGMILPGGQTQLQLQTIARTHAEISSREVQLEALSQAATEQNPEVIRLRSEIAGLRAELGRLENSGKQGGSGNVEVPTSRVPGATLNYVRKAREVKYHEALYELLLRQYESARLDESRSAPLMQVVDYAVVPDTKSGPLRTLFTLLAFVLGAFLGLVWVVVRYRLGALSQDPDTRAKLAAVRDASRWRRHA; this comes from the coding sequence ATGGAAGAGCGGACCCTTGCCACACATGACGAGAATCTCTCGGCGACAACCCTCGGTGAGCGGGAAGAGGCACTCGCGCAGGAAGACGAGATTGATCTGCTCGACCTTCTCCGCGTACTGCTGGCCAACAAATCACTGATCCTGAAGTTCGCGTTTGGGCCTGCGGTCTTAACTGCCATTGTGTTGGTTCTGATGAAGCCGACCTATACGGCTGAAGCTTCCTTTCTGCCGCCAAACTCCATGACATCCGGGCCTTCCGCACTGCTGGGGCAATTGGGTGCGTTGAGCGGAGCAGGAAGCGCCCTGGGTGGATTCAGAGATCCGACGCAGATTTATGTAGGCATGCTGAAGAGCCGCACTGTCGCTGACGACATTATCCGTCAGTTTGACCTGGCAAAGGTCTACAAGACCAAGAAGCTGAGCCAGACGGAGAGAGCACTCAGGCTCCACAGCGACTTCACTGCGGGAAAAGACACGATTGTCGTGATCAGCGTTACGGACCATGACCCGAAGCGCGCGGCCGATCTTGCGAATGCGTATCTTGCCGACCTTCATAAGCTCAGCGACAGAATCGCCATTACCGACGCGGGCCAGAAACGGCTCTTTTTCGAGAGGCAACTGGAGAAGGAAAAGAACACGCTCTCCGATGCGGAAGTCGACTTGACCAAGGTGCAGCAACAGACAGGGATGATCCTTCCCGGGGGGCAGACGCAACTGCAGCTTCAGACGATCGCGCGGACGCACGCTGAGATATCAAGCCGTGAGGTGCAACTTGAGGCTCTGAGCCAGGCGGCTACAGAGCAGAATCCCGAGGTGATCCGTCTTCGCTCCGAAATTGCCGGGCTTAGAGCGGAGTTGGGAAGATTGGAGAACTCCGGGAAACAAGGGGGATCTGGTAACGTCGAGGTTCCGACTTCCCGGGTTCCCGGGGCAACGTTGAACTATGTGCGCAAGGCTCGTGAAGTGAAATATCACGAGGCTCTGTATGAGTTGTTGCTACGGCAGTATGAGTCCGCTCGACTGGATGAGTCACGTTCGGCTCCTCTCATGCAGGTCGTCGATTATGCAGTCGTGCCAGATACAAAGTCAGGCCCTTTGCGCACTCTGTTTACGTTGCTGGCCTTTGTGCTAGGGGCGTTTCTCGGGCTGGTCTGGGTCGTTGTGCGATACAGGCTTGGGGCGCTGTCTCAGGATCCCGATACCAGGGCGAAACTCGCCGCCGTGCGCGACGCTTCTCGATGGCGAAGACATGCCTGA
- a CDS encoding capsule assembly Wzi family protein, with the protein MNLLLTVAATCSFAQSYTPAEPTASSSSIPDAPQPQPRAVITQPAASTPAREPEPVTFVGTPRRILNDQKAIWTSPLRLRPDDALWLVPFGISTGLLIGSDQHTMTRAIHINSSDQNKANNLSNGAVVALGAIPATGYLVSLVNHAPQAHETGLLAGEALANSLVVNQALKLVFRRDRPTVNNAAGDFFSAKNLDSSFPSNHSTAAWSMAAVVGSEYPGWLPRLAVYGLASTVSVSRVLAEQHFPSDVLVGSVTGWLIGRYVYRAHHDHNVNPYESQPFLRYNSPLPQSSPATTPAAAAAAVDPLNQAITSLAPPSLPSRNDITFDADPDTIGSTNVPMDSWVYSALERLAALGLVPSQSIAIRPWTRQECLRQLRQAEDLIDREGSSTGLIDEANRLIVDLRHEFEEEPAAYQSLALESIYARYGTIAGPALADSYHFGQTWWNDFGRPLGRGGSFIAGFSVRAHHGRLFFYSREEFQHGPGTAAYSPEVYQFISHLDGTPLPSPLPTSTPAFNRQRPIELYGGVAFAGNALSFGKQQIYWGPTVMGPLAFSSNAEPTYSLRFVSTRPHPLPFVPSWGTYRFDIVLGKLSGHRYPERPWYNGQKADFNFGDNLEISFTRWSVFWGIGHPITLHSFLNNIFSFNSTGNGIGGGSGEFGDRTDPGDRKSNFDFRYRLPGLRKIVTLYADAYSDDDPNPIAAPRRAVWNPGIYFARLPWLPHMDLRAEAVSSTGLFTDFGGFHYFINNQYRDSNTNKGFLLGNAIGRDARAIEGRTGYWFSSRTRIEAGYRQNKGGTAFLPGGATITDGFLNGSYAFSPSLRAQFFTQYERFLIPSYLPGSHHNVSGWLQLTWEPKLRVDR; encoded by the coding sequence ATGAATCTGCTACTTACGGTTGCGGCAACCTGCAGTTTCGCACAAAGCTACACACCGGCTGAACCCACCGCCTCCTCAAGCTCCATCCCCGATGCGCCCCAGCCACAGCCGCGGGCTGTCATCACGCAGCCGGCCGCTTCTACGCCCGCCAGAGAGCCGGAGCCGGTCACTTTTGTCGGAACGCCCAGGCGTATCCTGAACGACCAGAAAGCCATCTGGACCAGTCCGCTCCGTCTCCGTCCCGACGACGCCCTGTGGCTCGTTCCCTTCGGTATCTCCACCGGCCTGCTGATCGGATCCGACCAGCACACCATGACCCGGGCCATTCACATCAATTCGAGCGATCAGAACAAGGCCAACAATCTCTCCAACGGAGCTGTCGTCGCCCTCGGCGCCATCCCCGCCACCGGCTACCTGGTGAGCCTCGTCAACCACGCCCCACAGGCCCATGAGACCGGCCTGCTCGCCGGCGAAGCGCTCGCCAACAGCCTTGTCGTCAATCAGGCCCTTAAGCTCGTTTTTCGCCGCGACCGCCCCACCGTCAACAACGCTGCAGGAGATTTCTTCTCCGCCAAAAACCTCGACTCCTCCTTTCCCTCCAATCACTCCACCGCTGCCTGGTCGATGGCCGCCGTCGTCGGATCGGAGTATCCCGGCTGGCTCCCCCGCCTCGCCGTCTACGGCCTGGCCTCAACCGTCAGCGTCAGCCGAGTCCTCGCCGAGCAGCACTTTCCCTCCGACGTCCTCGTCGGCAGCGTAACCGGCTGGCTCATAGGACGTTACGTCTATCGCGCTCACCACGACCACAACGTCAACCCCTACGAATCGCAGCCATTTCTCCGCTACAACAGTCCACTACCGCAGTCCTCCCCCGCAACAACTCCCGCGGCAGCGGCCGCAGCCGTCGATCCGCTGAACCAGGCCATCACCAGCCTCGCTCCGCCGTCTCTGCCCAGCCGCAACGACATCACCTTCGACGCCGATCCTGACACCATCGGCTCGACTAACGTACCGATGGACAGCTGGGTCTACTCTGCGCTCGAGCGACTTGCCGCCCTCGGCCTCGTCCCCAGCCAGAGCATCGCCATCCGTCCCTGGACGCGCCAGGAATGCCTTCGCCAGCTCCGCCAAGCCGAAGACCTCATCGACCGGGAAGGATCGAGCACGGGCCTGATCGACGAAGCCAACCGCCTGATCGTCGATCTGCGCCACGAGTTCGAGGAAGAGCCGGCAGCGTACCAATCCTTAGCACTGGAGTCCATCTACGCCCGCTACGGAACCATCGCAGGCCCCGCGCTCGCCGACAGCTACCACTTCGGCCAGACCTGGTGGAACGACTTCGGCCGCCCGCTCGGCCGCGGCGGAAGCTTCATCGCCGGTTTCTCCGTCCGCGCGCATCACGGACGCCTCTTCTTTTACAGCCGTGAAGAGTTCCAGCACGGCCCCGGCACCGCGGCGTACTCTCCAGAGGTCTACCAGTTCATCTCCCACCTCGACGGCACGCCGCTTCCATCCCCCCTCCCCACAAGCACTCCCGCCTTCAACCGGCAAAGGCCGATAGAGCTCTACGGCGGAGTTGCCTTCGCAGGAAACGCGCTCTCCTTCGGCAAGCAGCAGATCTACTGGGGACCAACGGTCATGGGACCGCTCGCTTTCTCCAGCAACGCCGAGCCAACCTACAGCCTCCGCTTCGTCTCAACGCGGCCCCATCCGCTCCCGTTTGTGCCCTCATGGGGCACCTATCGCTTCGACATTGTTCTGGGCAAGCTCTCCGGGCATCGTTACCCGGAGCGCCCCTGGTACAACGGCCAAAAGGCTGACTTTAACTTCGGCGACAATCTGGAGATAAGCTTTACGCGATGGTCGGTCTTCTGGGGAATCGGCCACCCGATCACGCTGCACAGCTTTCTAAATAACATCTTTAGCTTCAATTCCACTGGAAACGGCATAGGGGGAGGAAGCGGCGAATTTGGCGATCGCACCGATCCCGGCGATCGCAAGAGCAACTTTGACTTCCGATATCGTCTTCCCGGCCTGCGCAAGATTGTCACACTCTACGCCGATGCGTACTCCGACGACGATCCCAACCCCATCGCCGCGCCGCGGCGCGCAGTATGGAATCCTGGCATCTACTTCGCTCGTCTTCCATGGCTTCCGCACATGGATCTTCGAGCAGAAGCAGTCAGTTCAACCGGCTTATTCACCGACTTCGGCGGCTTCCACTACTTCATCAACAATCAGTATCGGGACTCGAACACGAACAAAGGCTTCCTCCTCGGCAACGCCATCGGACGTGACGCTCGCGCAATCGAAGGCCGTACAGGATACTGGTTCTCCTCCCGCACGCGCATCGAAGCCGGCTACCGCCAGAACAAAGGCGGAACCGCGTTCCTTCCCGGAGGGGCAACCATCACCGATGGATTTCTCAATGGCTCCTACGCCTTCAGTCCCAGTCTTCGCGCGCAGTTTTTCACCCAATACGAGCGCTTCCTGATCCCCTCGTACCTGCCCGGCTCCCATCACAACGTAAGTGGATGGCTCCAACTCACCTGGGAACCCAAACTTCGCGTCGACCGCTAG
- a CDS encoding glycosyltransferase family 9 protein: MRKALLIKFGAIGDVIMLLPAARALYESGAHIDWVCGSMVQPLLECYSWISLLPADDRKILTGNPWERMSSIADLWRRVSGERYDLCATLYYDDRYKFLSLPVRAAKKLTLSRSSRDRLLIPGRNHADEYARILLGKDDGWSPESIAPIRPDRLPGPPPLPEKSRTRVALVPAGASNMLRQQALRRWSAESYAELAKVLLARGWEVVLLGGPDDAWVRPYFESLAVKDCIGALTLPQVIMACDQCDVVVSHDTGPLHLAGLSHAAIVGLFGPTDPGNFLPRRPYVTGIWGGVNFACRPCYDGRNFAPCKHNGCMEQISTQLVMREIDSLLERKAAGLASPPRLILPEV; encoded by the coding sequence GTGCGGAAGGCACTCCTAATCAAGTTTGGTGCAATTGGCGATGTGATTATGTTGCTGCCCGCGGCGCGGGCCTTGTATGAGTCGGGAGCGCATATTGACTGGGTCTGCGGCTCGATGGTTCAGCCTCTGCTCGAATGCTATTCCTGGATCAGCTTGTTGCCGGCAGACGACCGCAAGATCCTCACGGGCAACCCCTGGGAAAGAATGAGCTCGATTGCGGATCTGTGGCGGAGAGTTTCAGGAGAGCGGTACGACCTGTGTGCGACTCTCTACTATGACGATCGCTACAAGTTCTTATCGCTTCCCGTAAGAGCCGCGAAGAAGCTGACGCTTTCCCGAAGTTCCCGCGACAGGCTGCTCATTCCAGGCCGCAATCACGCAGACGAGTATGCCAGGATTCTGTTGGGCAAAGATGACGGCTGGAGCCCGGAGAGCATCGCACCGATTCGCCCGGACAGGCTGCCGGGGCCGCCTCCATTGCCGGAGAAGTCACGTACCAGAGTTGCCCTGGTCCCGGCCGGCGCGAGCAATATGCTGCGACAACAGGCTCTGCGGCGGTGGTCGGCGGAGAGTTATGCCGAACTCGCGAAGGTGCTTCTCGCGAGGGGTTGGGAGGTCGTGTTGCTGGGCGGCCCTGACGACGCCTGGGTGCGACCCTACTTTGAGAGTCTGGCTGTGAAGGACTGTATTGGTGCGCTTACCCTGCCGCAGGTGATTATGGCTTGCGATCAGTGTGATGTTGTGGTCTCGCACGATACAGGGCCGCTCCATCTCGCGGGACTGAGCCACGCTGCAATCGTTGGCCTGTTTGGTCCGACGGATCCGGGGAACTTCCTTCCGCGCAGACCGTATGTGACGGGGATCTGGGGAGGAGTCAACTTTGCCTGCCGGCCCTGTTATGACGGCAGGAACTTCGCTCCATGCAAGCATAACGGCTGTATGGAGCAGATCAGCACACAGCTGGTGATGCGGGAGATCGATTCCTTGCTGGAGCGAAAGGCGGCTGGGCTGGCCTCGCCTCCGCGGCTCATCCTTCCTGAGGTCTAG